One window from the genome of Cryptomeria japonica chromosome 6, Sugi_1.0, whole genome shotgun sequence encodes:
- the LOC131069719 gene encoding probable protein phosphatase 2C 68: protein MGMEAIRMSAEFDSNFLKRSVSLRSGYICNDGIFRGAQNQNLSSELMRLARSKSIPLESSVKVKSIQPAAKSRESKPLPPDKVTEPKVTVEKSNQTREEKMCPPYGMMSVIGTRPEMEDTVAAVPSFCKGESSFSSSNLHFFGVYDGHGGSQVAGFCRERLHEALAEQLRALPPSRSKDWRRDPSEWETAVKNCFNQVDIEVGGLCPTGKCCYRDGEYCGMCKCRKAVAPDYVGSAAVVAVVSNSQIVVGNCGDSRALLCRAGTPIPLSSDHKADRPDEIERIEAAGGQVVFWKGYRVGGLLAVSRAIGDRFMKDYVISEPEVTCSERTGEDEFVILASDGVWDVISNEYACQVVGKCLDGYRPRRFKATNKISPAVFAASFLTKMAVEHGSSDNISVVVIDLHNDRTRRNQNIH from the exons ATGGGAATGGAAGCTATCCGGATGAGTGCTGAGTTTGACAGCAATTTTTTGAAGAGATCTGTGTCCTTGAGGTCGGGTTACATTTGCAACGATGGGATATTCCGCGGtgctcaaaatcaaaatttgagctCCGAATTGATGAGACTGGCTAGATCCAAGTCTATTCCTCTCGAAAGTAGTGTTAAGGTCAAATCAATACAACCGGCCGCTAAGAGCAGGGAATCCAAACCCCTGCCCCCTGATAAAGTTACGGAGCCTAAAGTTACAGTCGAGAAGAGTAATCAGACGAGGGAGGAGAAAATGTGTCCTCCCTATGGAATGATGTCTGTGATAGGAACAAGGCCCGAGATGGAAGACACTGTGGCTGCTGTACCTTCTTTTTGTAAGGGAGAATCTTCATTTTCATCGTCTAATCTTCATTTTTTTGGAGTTTACGATGGCCATGGAGGTTCACAGGTCGCCGGATTTTGCAGAGAGCGGCTGCATGAGGCACTGGCCGAGCAACTCAGGGCTTTGCCTCCTTCTAGGTCGAAAGATTGGCGGCGAGATCCGAGTGAGTGGGAGACGGCCGTAAAGAATTGCTTTAATCAAGTAGATATTGAGGTCGGAGGGCTTTGTCCCACCGGAAAATGTTGTTACCGGGATGGTGAATATTGTGGAATGTGTAAATGCAGAAAGGCCGTTGCGCCGGATTATGTAGGGTCGGCGGCCGTGGTGGCCGTGGTGAGCAACTCTCAGATCGTTGTTGGCAACTGTGGCGATTCTCGTGCCCTTCTTTGCAGAGCAGGCACACCAATCCCTCTGTCCAGCGATCATAAG GCTGATCGGCCGGACGAGATCGAGCGGATCGAGGCAGCTGGAGGACAGGTTGTGTTCTGGAAAGGCTACCGTGTCGGAGGCCTACTCGCCGTGTCCAGAGCCATAG GTGACAGATTTATGAAAGATTATGTAATTTCTGAACCAGAGGTGACTTGCAGTGAAAGAACAGGTGAAGATGAATTTGTAATATTGGCCAGCGATGGAGTTTGGGATGTTATTTCAAATGAATATGCGTGTCAAGTGGTAGGAAAATGTCTGGATGGTTACCGACCTCGCCGATTTAAAGCAACAAATAAAATTTCTCCAGCTGTTTTTGCTGCCTCTTTTCTCACAAAAATGGCGGTTGAACATGGAAGCAGTGATAATATTAGTGTTGTAGTTATTGACCTTCATAACGATAGAACAAGAAGAAACCAAAATATCCATTGA